A region from the Enterobacteriaceae endosymbiont of Donacia clavipes genome encodes:
- the mraY gene encoding phospho-N-acetylmuramoyl-pentapeptide-transferase produces MLIIIFKYLKLYYLKYLSCFLISLKFRSIMTLLTSFFITFYLSPFFIYFFNKNKISQIIRNDGPITHFKKNNTPTMGGIILLLSIFFSVFFWSNLSNKYIFYIIISTMLYSIVGFIDDYYKIIFNNSKGLSLHKKIFFQSLITIIIIFIFYNKTEKFYIQQLIIPFFNKIIKINLNNIIYFVIIYFIIIGISNSVNLTDGLDGLVIMPIIFISLGLAILSYFVGDLYFSKYFNIFYIKSAKELIIICFSIIGSGLGFLWFNTYPAKIFMGDIGSLSLGFIISIISIIIKQEFLFLIMCGIFILESISVIIQVIKFKYNKKRFFLMAPLHHHYELKGLKEPCIIVRFWIISLILVLISLTII; encoded by the coding sequence ATGTTAATAATAATATTTAAATATTTAAAATTATATTATTTAAAATATTTAAGTTGTTTTTTAATAAGTTTAAAATTTCGTTCTATAATGACATTATTAACATCATTTTTTATAACTTTTTATTTAAGTCCATTTTTTATTTATTTTTTTAATAAAAATAAAATTTCTCAAATTATTAGAAATGATGGTCCTATAACTCATTTTAAAAAAAATAATACTCCTACAATGGGAGGAATAATTTTATTATTATCCATTTTTTTTTCTGTATTTTTTTGGTCTAATTTATCAAACAAATATATATTTTATATAATAATTAGTACAATGTTATATTCTATTGTAGGATTTATAGATGATTATTATAAAATAATTTTTAATAATTCAAAGGGTTTATCTTTACATAAAAAAATTTTTTTTCAATCACTCATTACTATTATAATTATATTTATTTTTTATAATAAAACTGAAAAATTTTATATTCAACAGTTAATTATACCTTTTTTTAATAAAATAATTAAAATTAATTTAAATAATATTATATATTTTGTTATTATTTATTTTATAATTATAGGAATAAGTAATTCTGTAAATTTAACTGATGGATTAGATGGATTAGTAATTATGCCTATAATTTTTATTTCCTTAGGATTAGCTATCCTAAGTTATTTTGTGGGAGATTTATATTTTTCTAAATATTTTAATATTTTTTACATAAAAAGTGCAAAAGAATTAATTATTATATGTTTTTCCATTATTGGATCAGGATTAGGATTTTTATGGTTTAATACATATCCAGCTAAAATTTTTATGGGAGATATAGGATCTTTATCTCTAGGATTTATTATATCTATAATTTCTATTATAATTAAACAAGAATTTTTATTTCTTATAATGTGTGGTATTTTTATATTAGAATCTATTTCCGTAATAATTCAAGTTATAAAGTTTAAATATAATAAAAAAAGATTTTTTTTAATGGCTCCTTTACATCATCATTATGAATTAAAAGGATTAAAAGAACCTTGTATTATTGTTAGATTTTGGATTATATCACTAATATTAGTTTTAATTTCTTTAACTATAATTTAA
- the murD gene encoding UDP-N-acetylmuramoyl-L-alanine--D-glutamate ligase has product MNKKIVIIGLGLTGISCVNFFLKKGLIPFIIDENYNLKLIKKIPSYIPCHLGSLKKNWILNADLIILSPGISIFHPLLLKAKKKGIEIIGDIELFSRYNKTPVIAITGTNGKSTVVNMISQIMKKNNFNIGIGGNIGYPVLDLLSYKRDFYILEISSFQLETIKKFKIYIALIINISQDHMDRYPLGIKQYCNYKLRIYKNASFCIYNADNKLCYPKFFYKKKKYITFGKFNGKYKLSFYNKNIYLEVNNKKILNFNNTKLTGIHNYLNFLAVLAITDILKIPKKISLQEINNYKNMDHILQIIHKENGITWINDSKSTNSNSTIAALKYLYKKKPIWLLLGGYDKNCELHSLIKYLKNKNNIYIYCFGISSKKIVSLYNKSIKVKTMFEALKKIITLVKYGDTVLLSPACSSIDQFKNFKHRGNEFIKLVKKLHKK; this is encoded by the coding sequence ATGAATAAAAAAATAGTTATTATTGGGTTAGGTTTAACAGGAATTTCTTGCGTAAATTTTTTTTTAAAAAAAGGATTAATACCATTTATTATAGATGAAAATTATAATTTAAAACTTATAAAAAAAATACCATCATATATACCCTGCCATTTAGGTTCTTTAAAAAAAAATTGGATATTAAATGCTGATTTAATTATTTTAAGTCCTGGTATTTCAATATTTCACCCTTTATTATTAAAAGCAAAAAAAAAAGGTATTGAAATAATAGGAGATATAGAATTATTTTCTCGCTATAATAAGACTCCTGTAATAGCTATTACAGGTACTAATGGAAAAAGTACTGTTGTTAATATGATTAGTCAAATTATGAAAAAAAATAATTTTAATATTGGTATTGGAGGAAATATAGGATATCCTGTTTTAGATTTATTATCTTATAAAAGAGATTTTTATATTTTAGAAATATCTAGTTTCCAATTAGAAACAATAAAAAAATTTAAAATATATATAGCTTTAATTATAAATATTTCACAAGATCATATGGATAGATACCCTTTAGGAATTAAACAATATTGTAATTATAAATTACGTATTTATAAAAATGCTTCTTTTTGCATATATAATGCAGATAATAAATTATGTTATCCTAAATTTTTTTATAAAAAAAAAAAATATATAACTTTTGGTAAATTTAATGGTAAATATAAATTATCTTTTTATAATAAAAATATATATCTAGAAGTAAATAATAAAAAAATTTTAAATTTTAATAATACAAAATTAACTGGAATACATAATTATTTAAATTTTTTAGCTGTTTTAGCTATTACAGATATATTAAAAATTCCTAAAAAAATATCTTTACAAGAAATAAATAATTATAAAAATATGGATCATATTTTACAAATTATACATAAAGAAAATGGAATTACTTGGATTAATGATTCTAAATCTACTAATAGTAATAGTACTATAGCTGCTTTAAAATATTTATATAAAAAAAAACCAATTTGGTTATTGTTAGGAGGATATGACAAAAATTGTGAATTACATTCATTAATAAAATACTTAAAAAATAAAAATAACATTTATATTTATTGCTTTGGAATATCTAGTAAAAAAATAGTATCTTTATATAATAAATCAATAAAGGTGAAAACAATGTTTGAAGCTCTAAAAAAAATAATAACATTAGTAAAATATGGAGATACAGTATTATTATCTCCTGCTTGTTCTAGCATTGATCAATTTAAAAATTTTAAACATCGTGGTAATGAATTTATAAAATTAGTTAAAAAATTACATAAAAAATAA
- the murG gene encoding undecaprenyldiphospho-muramoylpentapeptide beta-N-acetylglucosaminyltransferase — protein sequence MKKKIIIVAGGTGGHINPALNIAYKLIKKGWKVRWLGASSRMESKIIPKKKIYIYLIKFFRFKNKNIFSIIKTIIKLFISTYKSIIIYKKYKPNLILTMGNYISGPSGLAAWLCRIPLIIHEQNNIPGITNKILSKIATVTMQAYPNTFKNGILVGNPISKKIIQLSLYKRFILKIHKPIHLLITGGSQGSNIINKIGIKLSKILKNKILIFHQVGKGNFKKIFNKYKKNRNNNFIIKEYIKNIHKAYKWADMIICRSGAMTVSEITAIGLPAIFIPFAHRDKQQYFNAINLEKIGAAKIYEQHNLNINNIVDTILSLNKKKIMNMAQKSYNLSIINSTELIYQELNNIKIN from the coding sequence ATGAAAAAAAAAATTATTATAGTTGCTGGAGGAACAGGAGGTCATATTAATCCTGCTTTAAATATAGCATATAAGTTAATTAAAAAAGGTTGGAAAGTTCGCTGGTTAGGTGCGTCATCAAGAATGGAATCTAAAATTATTCCTAAAAAAAAAATTTATATTTATTTAATTAAATTTTTTAGATTTAAAAATAAAAATATTTTTTCAATAATTAAAACTATAATTAAATTATTTATATCTACCTATAAATCAATTATTATATATAAAAAATATAAACCAAATTTAATATTAACTATGGGTAATTATATTTCTGGTCCTAGCGGATTAGCAGCGTGGTTATGTCGAATTCCTTTAATAATACATGAACAAAATAATATTCCTGGAATAACTAATAAAATTTTATCTAAAATAGCAACTGTTACAATGCAAGCATATCCTAATACATTTAAAAATGGAATATTAGTAGGTAATCCAATTAGTAAAAAAATTATTCAATTATCTTTATACAAGAGATTTATTTTAAAAATTCATAAACCAATTCATTTATTAATCACTGGTGGAAGTCAAGGATCAAATATAATAAATAAAATAGGTATAAAATTATCTAAAATTTTAAAAAATAAAATATTAATTTTTCATCAAGTAGGTAAAGGAAATTTTAAAAAAATTTTTAATAAATATAAAAAAAATAGAAATAATAATTTTATAATAAAAGAGTATATAAAAAATATACATAAAGCATATAAATGGGCTGATATGATTATATGTAGATCTGGTGCTATGACTGTTAGTGAAATTACTGCAATAGGATTACCAGCTATTTTTATACCTTTTGCACATAGAGATAAACAACAATATTTTAATGCTATAAATTTAGAAAAAATAGGAGCAGCTAAAATTTATGAACAACATAATTTAAATATTAATAATATTGTAGATACTATATTATCTTTGAATAAAAAAAAAATAATGAATATGGCTCAAAAATCTTATAATTTATCAATAATTAATTCTACAGAATTAATTTATCAAGAATTAAATAATATAAAAATTAACTAG
- the murC gene encoding UDP-N-acetylmuramate--L-alanine ligase, which produces MKFNKYNKKLLYQIPKMTNINHIYFIGIGGSGMCGIAKILAQQGYKISGSDLFSNSIIQNLILLNIKIYLNHNKNHITNNIDLIVISHAIKKNNPELIAAKKLNITIINRVEMLAELMRFSYGITVTGTHGKTTTTAIIYEIYKLAGLDPTFINGGILKSSKEFSYLGLSKYFITEIDESNKSFLYLRPIINIVTNIENEHLECYKNSLKILKKTFLKFLKNIPFYGCIIICIDNKNNFNLIKKNKHFLKSKIITYGFHKDADIKLSNFTQDIYGSKFHLLEKKTKLNLKVNLNIMGYHNALNATAAFAASSYIGLKYSIILKALKKFKGIKRRFDILGTIYHEKINIKKNTIIIDDYGHHPTEINVTIKTIRNIWPNRNLIMVFQPHRFSRTLNLFNEFIKILSKVDILFLLEIYSAGENYNKNISSKNLCKKIKKLGIISPFLIQSNNYNTITSSIIKKLKGNEILIFQGAGNINNISSFFIKNKLKN; this is translated from the coding sequence ATGAAATTTAATAAATATAATAAAAAATTATTATATCAAATACCTAAAATGACAAATATTAATCATATATATTTTATTGGCATTGGTGGTTCTGGTATGTGTGGAATTGCTAAAATATTAGCACAACAAGGATATAAAATTAGTGGTTCAGATTTATTTTCTAATTCTATTATACAAAATTTAATTTTATTAAATATAAAAATATATTTAAATCATAATAAAAATCATATTACAAATAATATAGATCTTATTGTAATATCTCATGCTATTAAAAAAAATAATCCAGAATTAATTGCTGCAAAAAAATTAAATATTACTATAATTAATAGAGTAGAAATGTTAGCAGAATTAATGAGATTTTCTTATGGAATTACTGTTACAGGAACACATGGTAAAACAACAACAACTGCAATAATATATGAAATATATAAATTAGCTGGTTTAGATCCAACATTTATAAATGGAGGAATTTTAAAATCTTCTAAAGAATTTTCTTACTTAGGTTTAAGTAAATATTTTATTACTGAGATAGATGAAAGTAATAAATCTTTTTTATACTTAAGACCAATTATTAATATTGTTACTAATATTGAAAATGAACATTTAGAATGTTATAAAAATAGTCTTAAAATTTTAAAAAAAACATTTTTAAAATTTTTAAAAAATATTCCATTTTATGGATGTATAATTATTTGTATAGATAATAAAAATAATTTTAATTTAATAAAGAAAAATAAACATTTTTTAAAATCAAAAATTATTACATATGGATTTCATAAAGATGCTGATATTAAATTATCTAATTTTACTCAAGATATTTATGGAAGTAAATTTCATTTATTAGAAAAAAAAACAAAATTAAATTTAAAAGTAAATTTAAATATTATGGGTTATCATAATGCATTAAATGCAACAGCGGCTTTTGCAGCATCTTCTTATATTGGATTAAAATATTCAATTATTTTAAAAGCTTTAAAGAAATTTAAAGGTATTAAAAGAAGATTTGATATTTTAGGTACTATATATCACGAAAAAATAAATATAAAAAAAAACACGATAATTATCGATGACTATGGACATCATCCAACTGAAATAAATGTTACTATAAAAACAATACGTAATATTTGGCCAAACAGAAATTTAATAATGGTTTTTCAACCTCACCGTTTTTCAAGAACTTTAAATCTTTTTAATGAATTTATAAAAATTTTATCTAAGGTAGATATATTATTTTTATTAGAAATTTATTCTGCAGGAGAAAATTATAATAAAAATATTAGTAGTAAAAATTTATGTAAAAAAATAAAAAAATTAGGAATAATTTCTCCTTTTTTAATTCAATCGAATAATTATAATACTATTACAAGTAGTATAATTAAAAAATTAAAAGGGAACGAAATATTAATTTTTCAAGGAGCTGGAAATATTAATAATATATCATCTTTTTTTATAAAAAATAAACTAAAAAATTAA
- a CDS encoding D-alanine--D-alanine ligase has translation MSEKIAVLFGGNSQEREISLKSGKAILNALLKLGINAIGIDPINFPLLYLKKYGFTKIFISIHGKGGEDGTLQGVLEYLNIPYTGSGVLSSAITMNKFITKNIWKSHGLPVYPHFLLTKREFIKSNYLKIKKKILKLTLPVFIKPNCSGSSLGIFKVNHIDNIFNVIEKSFVYSNDILIEKYIKGIEYTIGILNKTILPPIRIEYVNSFYNYQSKYYLNNTKYFCPSGLSQKKEKELSNIVLHAWNAVKCTGWGRIDVILDNYNNFQLLEINTVPGMTSHSLYPIAAKKAGLSFYDLIIKILNLT, from the coding sequence ATGTCAGAAAAAATAGCTGTTTTATTTGGAGGAAATTCACAAGAAAGGGAAATTTCGTTAAAATCAGGTAAAGCTATTTTAAATGCTTTATTAAAATTAGGTATAAATGCAATTGGTATCGATCCAATAAATTTTCCATTATTATATCTCAAAAAATATGGATTTACTAAAATTTTTATATCTATACATGGAAAAGGTGGAGAAGATGGTACTTTACAAGGAGTTCTGGAATATTTAAATATTCCTTATACTGGAAGTGGGGTATTATCTTCAGCGATAACTATGAATAAATTTATTACAAAAAATATATGGAAATCACATGGATTACCAGTATATCCTCATTTTTTACTAACAAAAAGAGAATTTATTAAATCAAATTATTTAAAAATAAAAAAGAAAATTTTAAAATTAACTTTACCTGTTTTTATAAAACCAAACTGTAGTGGATCTAGTTTGGGAATTTTTAAAGTTAATCATATAGATAATATTTTTAATGTAATAGAAAAATCATTTGTATATAGTAATGATATTTTAATTGAAAAATATATAAAAGGAATAGAATATACAATAGGAATTTTAAATAAAACAATTCTACCACCTATTAGAATAGAATATGTAAATTCTTTTTATAATTATCAATCAAAATATTATTTAAATAATACAAAATATTTTTGTCCTAGTGGATTAAGTCAAAAAAAAGAAAAAGAATTATCAAATATAGTATTACATGCATGGAATGCAGTAAAATGTACTGGATGGGGTAGAATTGATGTTATTTTAGATAATTATAATAATTTTCAATTATTAGAAATAAATACTGTTCCTGGAATGACATCACATAGTTTATACCCAATAGCTGCTAAAAAAGCAGGATTATCTTTTTATGATTTAATTATTAAAATTTTAAATTTAACTTAA
- the secA gene encoding preprotein translocase subunit SecA: MLKKIFTKIFGSNNDRILKRIQKTVNIINNMEKQFEKLTNSDLQNKTLYLKKKLQNNSSLEDILPEAFATVRETSKRIFNMRHFDVQLIGGIVLNNNCVAEMRTGEGKTLTSTLPAYLNALDGKGVHIVTVNDYLAQRDAKNNKILFEFLGLSVGINISNMSLDEKKIAYKADITYGTNNEYGFDFLRDNMVLNFDDKVQRTLNYAIIDEVDSILIDEARTPLIISGTTEDSSELYIQINNIIPKLIYQSEEDSESYKGKGHFFIDEKSRQAYLTERGLIYLEKILIKKNIINKGESLYSNSNIIILHHVISALRAHKLFKKNVDYILKNNKIIIVDEHTGRLMKGRRWSEGLHQAIEAKENVKINNENQTLASITFQNYFRLYKKLSGMTGTASTESFEFKEIYKLDTIVIPTNKPMIRKDLPDLIYLTKKEKIRAIIKDIKDKNLKGQPVLVGTISIKKSELISQELKNIGIKHNVLNAKFHAREAEIISKAGKKNSVTIATNMAGRGTDIVLGGNLLLNKTKCKVETIKKLQLEWEKKHNEIIKLGGLYVIGTERHESRRIDNQLRGRSGRQGDIGSSRFYLSMEDSLMRIFASKNISNLMNKLGMKKDDYIEHPWITKSILTAQKKVENYNFEIRKQLLEYDDVINDQRLTIYLQRNILLKSSNINQIIKNFRIDFISKILNNYIKSDNFIKEKWDLKKLEIYFINLFNYKLPIKNWINLYKKNDEKIFNKEIFCKKIINFMELKYFKKVNVIEKKYIDNFEKNITLQILDNLWKEHLSAIEYLKQGIHLRGYAQKDPKQEYKNESFHMFSLMLDSLKEKVIITLNKAEINTIKNTNIINLLKEIKKNNKNNNDLKIIKKIPNFSINRTNKYLNNINIFKKKIGRNEKCPCFSGKKYKFCHGLILK, from the coding sequence ATGTTAAAAAAAATTTTTACTAAAATTTTTGGTAGTAATAATGACCGTATTTTAAAACGTATTCAAAAAACAGTTAATATTATAAATAATATGGAAAAACAATTTGAAAAATTAACTAATTCTGATTTACAAAATAAAACTTTATATTTAAAAAAAAAATTACAGAATAATTCTTCTTTAGAAGATATCTTACCAGAAGCTTTTGCAACAGTTAGAGAAACTAGTAAAAGAATATTTAATATGCGTCATTTTGATGTTCAATTAATAGGAGGAATTGTATTAAATAATAATTGTGTAGCGGAAATGAGAACTGGAGAAGGTAAAACATTGACATCTACATTACCGGCTTATCTTAATGCTCTTGATGGTAAAGGTGTTCATATAGTTACTGTTAATGATTATTTAGCACAAAGAGATGCTAAAAATAATAAAATATTATTTGAATTTTTAGGTTTAAGTGTTGGTATTAATATATCTAATATGTCATTAGATGAAAAAAAAATTGCTTATAAAGCAGATATTACATATGGAACTAATAATGAATATGGATTTGATTTTTTAAGAGATAATATGGTTTTAAATTTTGATGATAAAGTACAACGTACTTTAAATTATGCCATTATAGATGAAGTTGATTCAATACTTATTGATGAAGCTCGTACACCTTTAATTATTTCAGGAACAACAGAAGATAGTTCGGAACTATATATTCAAATAAATAATATTATACCTAAATTAATATATCAATCAGAAGAAGATTCTGAATCTTATAAAGGAAAAGGACATTTTTTTATAGATGAAAAATCACGTCAAGCATATTTAACAGAAAGAGGTTTAATTTATTTAGAAAAAATATTAATAAAAAAAAATATTATAAATAAAGGAGAATCTTTATATTCTAATTCTAATATTATTATTTTACATCATGTTATTTCTGCATTAAGAGCACATAAACTTTTTAAAAAAAATGTAGATTATATATTAAAAAATAATAAAATTATAATAGTAGATGAGCATACTGGAAGATTAATGAAAGGAAGAAGATGGTCTGAAGGTTTACATCAAGCAATAGAAGCAAAAGAAAATGTAAAAATTAATAATGAAAATCAAACTTTAGCTTCTATTACATTTCAAAATTATTTTAGATTATATAAAAAATTATCGGGTATGACTGGTACTGCTAGTACAGAATCTTTTGAATTTAAAGAAATTTATAAATTAGATACAATAGTAATTCCAACTAATAAACCTATGATTAGAAAAGATTTACCAGATTTAATTTATTTAACTAAAAAAGAAAAAATAAGAGCAATAATTAAAGATATAAAAGATAAAAATTTAAAAGGACAACCTGTATTAGTAGGTACTATTTCTATAAAAAAATCAGAATTAATTTCTCAAGAATTAAAAAATATAGGTATAAAACATAATGTTTTAAATGCCAAATTTCATGCTAGAGAAGCGGAAATTATATCAAAAGCAGGGAAAAAAAATTCAGTAACAATTGCAACTAATATGGCAGGTAGAGGAACAGATATTGTTTTAGGTGGTAATTTATTATTAAATAAAACTAAATGTAAAGTAGAAACAATAAAAAAATTACAATTAGAGTGGGAAAAAAAACATAATGAAATAATTAAATTAGGAGGATTATATGTTATAGGAACTGAAAGACATGAATCAAGAAGAATTGATAACCAATTAAGAGGACGTTCTGGTAGACAAGGAGATATAGGATCTTCAAGATTTTATTTATCAATGGAAGATTCTTTAATGCGTATTTTTGCATCTAAAAATATATCTAATTTAATGAATAAATTAGGTATGAAAAAAGATGATTATATTGAACATCCTTGGATAACAAAATCAATTTTAACTGCACAAAAAAAAGTAGAAAATTATAATTTTGAAATAAGAAAACAATTACTTGAATATGATGATGTAATAAACGATCAACGTTTAACTATATATTTACAAAGAAATATATTATTAAAATCATCAAATATCAATCAAATAATTAAAAATTTTAGAATTGATTTTATATCAAAAATTTTAAATAATTATATAAAATCTGATAATTTTATAAAAGAAAAATGGGATTTAAAAAAGTTAGAAATTTATTTTATAAATTTATTTAATTATAAATTACCAATTAAAAATTGGATAAATTTATATAAAAAAAATGATGAAAAAATATTTAATAAAGAAATTTTTTGTAAAAAAATAATTAATTTTATGGAATTAAAGTACTTTAAAAAAGTAAATGTAATAGAGAAAAAATATATAGATAATTTTGAAAAAAATATTACATTACAAATTTTAGATAATTTATGGAAAGAACATCTTTCAGCTATAGAATATTTAAAACAAGGTATACATTTAAGAGGATATGCACAAAAAGATCCTAAACAAGAATATAAAAATGAATCTTTTCATATGTTTAGTTTAATGTTAGATTCTTTAAAAGAAAAAGTAATTATTACTTTAAATAAAGCAGAAATTAATACAATTAAAAATACTAATATAATTAATTTATTAAAAGAAATTAAAAAAAATAATAAAAATAATAATGATTTAAAAATTATAAAAAAAATACCTAATTTTTCTATAAATAGAACAAATAAATATTTAAATAATATTAATATTTTTAAAAAAAAAATAGGTAGAAATGAAAAATGTCCTTGTTTTTCAGGAAAAAAATATAAATTTTGTCATGGTTTGATTTTAAAATAA
- the dnaJ gene encoding molecular chaperone DnaJ → MAKKDYYDILGVTKNAEEREIKRAYKRLAMKFHPDRNPGNKNSEDKFKEIKQAYEILSDSKKRATYDEYGHSAFEHENINSTTTDFSDIFGDVFGDIFGNSRNKQKSQRGSDLKYIIELSLEDAVKGSIKEIKIPILKNCSYCNGTGSQGNLQKCYTCHGLGQIHMSQGFFTVQQTCPKCHGQGNFIKNPCFYCKGKKKLEVYKTLSVKIPSGINSGDQIRLSGEGELGYNKFSSGDLYIEVKIKKHNLFIRKENNLYCELPINFITATLGGNIDIPILNGYVKLKIPQGTQTGKVLRIRNKGIKSIKNNNSGDLFCKIKVEVPINLNNKQKKILYELKESFNEFSDYRNYPKLKKFLDNIKNFFYKIK, encoded by the coding sequence ATGGCAAAAAAAGATTATTATGATATTTTAGGTGTTACCAAAAATGCTGAAGAACGTGAAATTAAAAGAGCATATAAACGTTTGGCTATGAAGTTTCATCCAGATCGTAATCCCGGAAATAAAAATTCTGAAGATAAGTTTAAAGAAATTAAACAAGCTTATGAAATTTTAAGTGATTCTAAAAAAAGAGCTACATATGATGAATATGGTCATTCTGCTTTTGAACATGAAAATATAAACAGTACAACAACTGATTTTAGTGATATTTTTGGGGACGTTTTTGGCGATATTTTTGGAAATTCAAGAAATAAACAAAAATCTCAAAGAGGATCTGATTTAAAATATATAATTGAACTTTCTTTAGAAGATGCAGTAAAAGGTTCTATTAAAGAAATAAAAATTCCTATTTTAAAAAATTGTAGTTATTGTAATGGAACAGGATCTCAAGGTAATTTACAAAAATGTTATACATGTCATGGTTTAGGACAGATTCATATGAGTCAAGGATTTTTTACGGTACAACAAACTTGTCCTAAGTGTCATGGTCAAGGAAATTTTATAAAAAATCCTTGTTTTTATTGTAAAGGTAAGAAAAAATTAGAAGTTTATAAAACTTTATCAGTAAAAATTCCTAGTGGAATTAATTCAGGAGATCAAATTAGATTAAGTGGTGAAGGTGAATTAGGTTATAATAAATTTTCGTCTGGAGATTTATATATAGAAGTAAAAATAAAAAAACATAATCTTTTTATTAGAAAAGAAAATAATTTATATTGTGAATTGCCTATTAATTTTATTACAGCTACTCTAGGTGGAAATATAGACATTCCTATATTAAATGGTTATGTAAAATTAAAAATTCCTCAAGGTACTCAAACGGGTAAAGTTTTAAGAATACGTAATAAAGGAATTAAATCTATTAAGAATAATAATTCAGGTGATTTATTTTGTAAAATAAAAGTAGAAGTTCCAATTAATTTAAATAATAAACAAAAAAAAATTTTATATGAATTAAAAGAAAGTTTTAATGAGTTTTCTGATTATAGAAATTATCCTAAATTAAAAAAATTTTTAGATAATATTAAAAATTTTTTTTATAAAATAAAATAA